The Microbacterium sp. KUDC0406 genome includes a window with the following:
- a CDS encoding lysophospholipid acyltransferase family protein has protein sequence MILRPLFWLMYLPRIVGRGNLPEHGAVLLVSNHLSSLDTLIIPTSAARPVQFLIKSSYFEGAGLLGRFKRWFFGSIGGVPVRRATGRDARGALDAGSSILRAGSVFAVFPEGTRSRDGKLHAGHGGAAWMARDTGAAVVPVGLVGTGTVTPLSHLWGKPRVEVRFGEPLDLTDLANVPDGKARREITERMMAAIARLSGQERSGSVNATSRD, from the coding sequence GTGATCCTTCGGCCGCTGTTCTGGCTGATGTACCTTCCGCGCATCGTGGGGCGCGGCAACCTGCCTGAACACGGGGCGGTGCTGCTGGTGAGCAATCACCTCTCGTCGCTCGACACACTGATCATCCCGACGTCCGCCGCGCGCCCTGTGCAGTTCCTCATCAAGTCGTCCTATTTCGAGGGCGCGGGCCTGCTCGGCAGGTTCAAGCGCTGGTTCTTCGGCTCCATCGGCGGCGTTCCGGTGCGCCGCGCGACCGGACGCGACGCCAGGGGCGCGCTCGACGCCGGCAGCAGCATCCTGCGTGCCGGGAGTGTCTTCGCCGTGTTCCCGGAGGGCACCCGGTCACGCGACGGGAAGCTGCACGCGGGGCACGGCGGCGCCGCGTGGATGGCGCGCGACACGGGCGCAGCGGTCGTGCCCGTCGGGTTGGTCGGCACCGGCACCGTCACACCGCTGAGCCATCTGTGGGGGAAGCCGCGTGTCGAGGTCCGCTTCGGCGAACCGCTCGATCTGACCGACCTCGCGAACGTGCCGGACGGCAAGGCCCGACGCGAGATCACCGAGCGCATGATGGCCGCGATCGCACGTCTGAGCGGGCAGGAGCGCTCGGGCAGCGTCAACGCGACCTCGCGCGACTGA
- a CDS encoding DUF1214 domain-containing protein, with protein MPAVNFQLMRETLAAGKTNQFVYWSKLLDWRNQTLTPNPDLIYYMAFFDTHDGPVVVEIPAEEDGQALNGSICNLWQVPLEDVGHFGVDEGRGGRYLILPPDWDEDVPDGYIALPGETYGSYALLRSVLEEGTQEALDRGLELCRKIRVYPLAEAANPPATSARDLQGQVVDTTIPYDLSFYELLHRAIQDEPLLARDRPFEQMLESIGIRKGEPFAPTADDAAVLTDAVGEAHAWLKAEYEGSFEPFFNGTQWFFPGRQDFTDSQRDGFDAHPEGYPYPNRGVIYHMAFIGIRRLGIGQFYLVNLRDSDGAFFSSAASYRMRLPAHVPVSQFWSVTMYDARTHAFIRDNTKYSVSSQTPGLITNDDGTVDVYFGPRAEPGQEANTIETGDSDAFELMFRFYGVGKDVMTKQWALSDVERIY; from the coding sequence ATGCCCGCGGTCAACTTCCAGCTCATGCGAGAGACCCTCGCGGCCGGCAAGACGAACCAGTTCGTCTACTGGTCCAAGCTGCTGGACTGGCGCAACCAGACGCTCACCCCGAACCCCGACCTGATCTACTACATGGCCTTCTTCGACACCCATGACGGCCCCGTCGTTGTCGAGATCCCCGCAGAAGAAGACGGGCAAGCGCTCAACGGGTCCATCTGCAACCTGTGGCAGGTTCCGCTGGAAGACGTCGGCCACTTCGGTGTCGACGAGGGGCGAGGCGGCAGATACCTCATCCTCCCGCCTGACTGGGATGAAGACGTGCCTGACGGATACATCGCGCTACCCGGCGAAACCTACGGCAGCTATGCGCTGCTCAGGTCGGTGCTGGAAGAGGGCACGCAGGAAGCACTTGACCGGGGTCTCGAACTCTGCCGAAAGATCCGCGTCTACCCGCTCGCCGAGGCCGCCAACCCACCGGCGACGTCCGCTCGGGATCTGCAAGGCCAAGTCGTCGACACCACCATCCCGTACGATCTGAGCTTCTACGAGCTTCTGCACCGCGCCATTCAAGACGAGCCCCTCCTCGCTCGAGACCGACCGTTCGAGCAGATGCTCGAATCCATCGGCATCCGAAAAGGCGAACCCTTCGCTCCCACCGCCGACGATGCTGCCGTCCTCACCGATGCCGTCGGCGAGGCGCATGCCTGGCTGAAGGCGGAGTACGAGGGCAGCTTCGAGCCCTTCTTCAACGGCACGCAATGGTTCTTCCCCGGGCGGCAGGATTTCACCGACAGTCAGCGCGACGGGTTCGACGCCCACCCGGAGGGCTACCCGTATCCCAACCGTGGTGTCATCTACCACATGGCCTTCATCGGCATCCGGCGACTGGGCATCGGCCAGTTCTACCTGGTCAACCTCCGCGACAGCGACGGCGCTTTCTTCTCTTCCGCAGCGAGTTACCGGATGCGTTTGCCCGCGCACGTGCCCGTATCGCAGTTCTGGTCGGTGACGATGTACGACGCACGGACGCACGCGTTCATCCGGGACAACACGAAATACTCCGTGTCCTCGCAGACACCCGGACTGATCACCAATGACGACGGCACCGTCGACGTGTACTTCGGGCCCCGCGCGGAGCCCGGTCAAGAAGCCAACACCATCGAGACGGGTGACTCCGACGCTTTCGAGCTGATGTTCCGCTTCTACGGCGTCGGAAAGGACGTCATGACAAAGCAATGGGCCCTTTCCGATGTGGAACGCATCTACTGA
- a CDS encoding DUF1214 domain-containing protein: MTEQTYAFLAGFPTPETIDAAYDASDLVRAIAVYKHFFPAVSGYALFDGNLAIGVVPNRVFGTMDTRPDQRGLTLNSDTPYASVILDLSDGALVVDLPAGPILGALLNADQSWIADVGIPGPDNGEGGRFVILPPGASADDVAAQSELERTFFVRATTPTVIAGLRAVPVDADVDAAIALMKRTVVTPLDSRAPWEQPRWIDLTGTRQDTSPNRVQGTAAYWDTLLRYITEQGTTPADQTALAELAVLGIRAGEPMPADERTVSILKHAAVEADAQMRVQSLADRRQDRVAWPDRHWEWVSLRPENASFDLDGHLDVTARETWFYQAIASSPAMFRRQAGGGSVYWFCARDSANAYLDGGSAYTLTVPLPVPAKLFWSITVYDAQTRSQIATQQGNAALRSMFELRSHLDADEVTLHFGPTPPEHADHRWVQTIPGSGWFVYFRIYGPSEGAFDGNWRPGDFIRQPHGERTA, translated from the coding sequence ATGACAGAGCAGACCTACGCGTTCCTGGCTGGATTTCCGACGCCAGAGACCATCGACGCCGCGTACGACGCCTCCGATCTTGTCCGCGCCATCGCCGTCTACAAACACTTCTTTCCCGCGGTCTCCGGGTACGCATTGTTCGACGGCAACCTGGCGATCGGAGTCGTCCCGAATCGGGTGTTCGGGACGATGGATACTCGCCCGGATCAGCGCGGACTGACGCTGAACTCCGACACCCCGTATGCCTCGGTCATCCTCGACTTGTCGGACGGCGCGCTCGTCGTCGACCTTCCGGCCGGCCCGATCCTGGGAGCGCTGCTGAACGCCGATCAGTCGTGGATCGCCGACGTGGGCATCCCTGGTCCCGACAATGGTGAGGGTGGCCGCTTCGTCATCCTGCCGCCGGGCGCCTCGGCAGATGACGTCGCCGCCCAGTCCGAGTTGGAACGCACATTCTTCGTCCGCGCAACCACGCCCACCGTCATCGCCGGGCTTCGGGCCGTGCCCGTGGACGCCGACGTCGACGCGGCGATCGCGCTGATGAAGCGAACGGTCGTCACCCCACTAGATTCACGCGCGCCTTGGGAGCAACCTCGTTGGATCGACCTGACGGGCACACGGCAGGACACCAGCCCGAACCGAGTGCAAGGCACCGCTGCCTATTGGGACACGCTCCTTCGCTACATCACAGAGCAGGGCACCACGCCCGCCGACCAGACGGCACTCGCCGAACTCGCCGTTCTCGGCATCCGAGCCGGCGAACCGATGCCCGCCGACGAGCGAACAGTGTCGATACTCAAGCACGCCGCAGTCGAGGCAGACGCTCAGATGCGAGTCCAGTCGCTCGCAGATCGCCGCCAAGACCGCGTGGCGTGGCCCGATCGTCATTGGGAATGGGTGAGCCTTCGCCCGGAGAACGCATCCTTCGACCTCGACGGACATCTCGACGTGACCGCCCGCGAGACCTGGTTCTACCAGGCCATCGCGTCATCACCCGCGATGTTCCGCCGCCAGGCTGGGGGCGGATCGGTCTATTGGTTCTGCGCGCGCGACAGCGCCAACGCCTACCTCGACGGCGGATCCGCCTACACTCTCACCGTGCCGCTTCCGGTGCCAGCGAAACTGTTCTGGAGCATCACCGTCTACGACGCTCAGACCCGCAGCCAGATCGCCACGCAGCAGGGCAATGCCGCACTCAGATCGATGTTCGAGCTCCGTAGTCACCTCGACGCCGACGAAGTCACCTTGCACTTCGGGCCCACTCCGCCCGAGCATGCAGATCATCGATGGGTTCAGACGATCCCCGGGTCGGGCTGGTTCGTCTACTTCCGCATCTACGGCCCCTCCGAAGGGGCCTTCGATGGCAACTGGCGACCCGGCGACTTCATCCGTCAGCCACACGGTGAGAGGACAGCATGA
- a CDS encoding TetR/AcrR family transcriptional regulator encodes MPKIVDVERRREDIARACWRVIVRHGIAGVTTRELAREAGIGSGVLFHYFPDKEAIIFAAFELLTESFRQHLRINIAPARDARERLRLVALSNLPLDPERADEFGVWLSMWAHTYTNDALRSRQAELYQSWRDILANLVRDALSDGYLDPTLDASVAAAQLSGITDGLIVQMMLDPSRPVAELAVKAVDDLLDRWWVGMHPAVSARVESAST; translated from the coding sequence ATGCCGAAGATCGTCGACGTTGAACGGCGACGCGAGGACATCGCGCGCGCCTGTTGGCGGGTGATCGTGCGCCACGGCATCGCCGGCGTCACTACGCGCGAACTCGCCCGGGAAGCCGGGATCGGTAGCGGCGTGCTGTTCCATTATTTCCCCGACAAGGAAGCGATCATCTTCGCCGCATTCGAGCTGCTCACAGAAAGCTTCCGGCAGCACCTCCGAATCAACATCGCGCCCGCGCGTGACGCACGAGAGCGCCTGCGGCTGGTGGCTTTGAGCAACCTGCCACTGGACCCTGAACGAGCCGACGAGTTCGGCGTATGGCTGTCCATGTGGGCGCACACATACACGAACGACGCGCTCCGATCCAGACAAGCTGAGCTCTACCAGAGCTGGCGCGACATCCTCGCCAACCTGGTCCGAGACGCGCTCTCCGACGGCTACCTGGATCCGACGCTGGACGCGTCCGTCGCTGCCGCCCAGCTCTCAGGAATCACCGATGGCCTCATCGTCCAGATGATGCTCGACCCCAGCCGCCCAGTGGCCGAGCTCGCGGTCAAGGCCGTCGATGACCTGCTCGACCGGTGGTGGGTTGGCATGCACCCAGCGGTCTCGGCAAGGGTCGAATCGGCCTCTACCTAA
- a CDS encoding LacI family DNA-binding transcriptional regulator: MAISVRDVAEDAGVSVGTVSNVLNRPEKVSADIVARVQASIARLGFIRNDAARQLRAGRSRAIGLVVLDIRNPFFAEVVRGAEERADEHGLTVLVANSDENQQREAGHLALFEEQRVTGVLVTPVAELLPRLVQMSERGIPSVLVDRESQDPRFASVAVDDVEGGRLAAEHLLATGRRRLAFVGGPVKLRQVADRLSGAQAAAAAANASVEFLATEALTVDEGRRLGDLIMRRPAAERPDAVFAANDLLALGLLQSLVMTGNARVPQDIALIGYDDIDFAAAAVIPLSSVRQPASLIGSTAVDMLLSRSGGAAPSTEHVVFQPELVARASSLGA, encoded by the coding sequence GTGGCGATCAGCGTGCGAGATGTCGCGGAGGATGCCGGGGTGTCGGTCGGCACGGTGTCGAACGTGCTGAACAGGCCGGAGAAGGTGTCCGCCGACATCGTCGCGCGGGTACAGGCGTCCATCGCGCGGCTCGGCTTCATCCGCAACGATGCGGCGAGGCAGCTGCGCGCGGGGCGCAGCCGGGCGATCGGACTGGTCGTCCTCGACATCCGCAACCCGTTCTTCGCCGAGGTCGTGCGCGGCGCAGAGGAGCGGGCGGACGAGCACGGACTGACCGTTCTCGTCGCGAACAGCGACGAGAACCAGCAGCGTGAGGCCGGTCATCTGGCCTTGTTCGAGGAGCAGCGCGTCACGGGCGTGCTGGTGACGCCCGTGGCGGAGCTGCTGCCGAGACTGGTGCAGATGAGCGAGCGCGGCATCCCCTCGGTGCTGGTCGACCGCGAGTCGCAGGATCCGCGGTTCGCCTCGGTCGCGGTGGATGACGTCGAGGGCGGACGGCTCGCCGCCGAGCACCTGCTCGCGACCGGACGGCGACGCCTGGCTTTCGTGGGCGGGCCGGTGAAGCTGCGGCAGGTCGCCGACCGGCTCAGTGGAGCCCAGGCCGCTGCGGCCGCCGCCAACGCGAGCGTCGAGTTCCTCGCCACCGAGGCACTCACCGTCGATGAGGGGCGACGGCTGGGCGACCTGATCATGCGGAGGCCCGCCGCCGAGCGGCCGGACGCGGTGTTCGCCGCGAACGACCTGCTGGCACTCGGCCTGCTGCAGAGCCTGGTGATGACGGGGAACGCCCGCGTTCCGCAGGACATCGCCCTGATCGGCTACGACGACATCGACTTCGCCGCGGCAGCGGTGATCCCGCTCAGCTCGGTGCGCCAGCCCGCCTCCCTCATCGGATCCACCGCCGTCGACATGCTCTTGAGCCGGAGCGGTGGTGCGGCTCCCTCCACGGAGCACGTGGTGTTCCAGCCGGAGCTCGTCGCCCGCGCATCGTCCCTGGGGGCCTGA
- a CDS encoding sugar ABC transporter ATP-binding protein has translation MTFPPPAAESDPPVLALRGAVKTFGPVIALADGTIELRSGEIHALVGENGAGKSTLVKLLAGLYHPDGGDFLIEGDPVAFRSVADSKAAGVSVIYQEPTLFPDLTVAENIFIGRQPRGGAGLISRTRMRADARELFETLGVPIDPDRIAEGLSIADQQIIEIAKAISLDARVLIMDEPTAALSGVEVERLFQVARSLRDRGAAILFISHRFDEVFALTDRITVMRDGRYIATHQTAEATVEGIVRQMVGRDVDQLFPKTPAQIGDVVLSVQGLTRRGVFQDIDIDVRAGEIVGLAGLVGAGRTEVARAVFGIDEYDDGHVALDGVPLRRHDVQKAIDAGIGFVPEDRRRQGLVMDLSVSRNATLALRGRLARFGLIRGDRERRTAQEWTKRLQVKTGSMEYPVSTLSGGNQQKVVLAKWLSTEPRLLIIDEPTRGIDVGTKAEVHRLLSDLAGRGIAILMISSELPEVLGMADRVVVMHEGRVTATIDRDEATPEAVMHAATHAPAARKEEAA, from the coding sequence ATGACCTTCCCGCCGCCCGCCGCGGAATCCGATCCGCCCGTGCTCGCGCTCCGCGGCGCAGTGAAGACCTTCGGACCGGTGATCGCCCTCGCCGACGGGACGATCGAACTGCGCTCCGGTGAGATCCACGCGCTCGTCGGCGAGAACGGCGCGGGGAAGTCGACGCTGGTCAAGCTCCTCGCCGGGCTGTACCACCCCGACGGCGGCGACTTCCTCATCGAAGGCGATCCCGTCGCCTTCCGGTCGGTCGCCGACAGCAAGGCCGCAGGCGTGTCGGTCATCTACCAGGAGCCCACGCTCTTCCCCGATCTCACCGTCGCCGAGAACATCTTCATCGGTCGCCAGCCGCGCGGAGGCGCCGGACTCATCAGCCGGACGCGGATGCGCGCCGACGCCCGCGAGCTCTTCGAGACGCTGGGCGTGCCGATCGATCCCGACCGCATCGCCGAGGGCCTCTCGATCGCCGACCAGCAGATCATCGAGATCGCCAAGGCCATCTCGCTGGACGCCCGTGTCCTGATCATGGACGAGCCGACAGCGGCCCTGAGCGGTGTAGAGGTGGAGAGGCTCTTCCAGGTCGCCCGCTCACTGCGCGACCGCGGAGCGGCGATCCTGTTCATCTCCCATCGGTTCGACGAGGTGTTCGCACTCACCGATCGCATCACCGTGATGCGCGACGGCCGCTACATCGCCACCCATCAGACGGCCGAGGCGACGGTCGAAGGGATCGTCCGGCAGATGGTGGGTCGCGATGTCGACCAGCTCTTCCCGAAGACGCCGGCGCAGATCGGCGACGTCGTGCTCTCCGTACAGGGACTCACCCGGCGCGGCGTGTTCCAGGACATCGACATCGACGTGCGCGCCGGTGAGATCGTCGGGCTCGCCGGCCTGGTCGGCGCCGGACGGACAGAGGTCGCCCGCGCAGTGTTCGGCATCGACGAGTACGACGACGGCCATGTCGCCCTCGACGGCGTGCCGCTGCGTCGGCACGACGTACAGAAGGCGATCGACGCCGGCATCGGTTTCGTGCCCGAGGACCGCCGTCGGCAGGGACTGGTCATGGACCTGTCGGTGTCGCGCAACGCCACCCTCGCGCTCCGCGGGCGACTGGCGCGCTTCGGCCTGATCCGCGGCGACCGGGAGCGCCGCACGGCGCAGGAGTGGACGAAGCGGCTGCAGGTGAAGACCGGATCGATGGAGTACCCGGTCTCGACCCTCTCTGGAGGCAACCAGCAGAAGGTGGTGCTCGCGAAATGGCTGTCGACCGAGCCCCGGCTGCTGATCATCGACGAACCGACGCGGGGCATCGACGTAGGCACGAAGGCCGAGGTGCATCGCCTGCTCTCCGACCTCGCCGGGCGCGGGATCGCGATCCTGATGATCTCCAGCGAGCTGCCGGAGGTGCTCGGCATGGCCGACCGGGTCGTCGTGATGCATGAAGGACGCGTCACGGCGACGATCGACCGCGACGAGGCGACCCCCGAGGCCGTGATGCATGCCGCGACCCACGCCCCCGCCGCACGGAAGGAGGAGGCCGCATGA
- a CDS encoding ABC transporter permease yields the protein MTAVDESTTQRGPASAPSRLGGLLRARELPVLIALVALVLLTYLANPLFLSPQGVKDLLLNATIMIILAAGQTLVIVTRNIDLSVGSILGLVAFMTGTLFANSPGIPIWVVLLAGVAFGAVLGAVNGLLVTLAGVPALVITLGTLYIYRGLNNWWAGGTQYFADDRPDAFGALAVDTILGFPIITLIAIVAVAALAVYLAGARSGRDLYAIGSDPSAAVLFGIKVNRRVLFAFVANGLLAGLAGVLYAARFNSVGATTGTGMELNVVAAAVVGGVAIFGGSGSVVGAALGALLLTTITSALTAIRVDKFWQQAIVGALIIVAILIDRIAALRTARRLRLSEARDD from the coding sequence ATGACCGCCGTCGACGAGAGCACGACGCAGCGAGGGCCCGCGTCGGCCCCCTCCCGGCTCGGCGGCCTGCTGCGCGCACGCGAGCTCCCGGTGCTGATCGCGCTGGTCGCCCTCGTGCTCCTCACCTACCTGGCCAATCCGCTGTTCCTGTCGCCGCAGGGCGTGAAGGACCTGCTGCTGAACGCGACGATCATGATCATCCTCGCCGCCGGGCAGACCCTCGTCATCGTCACACGCAACATCGACCTCTCCGTCGGCTCGATCCTCGGCCTGGTCGCGTTCATGACGGGAACGCTGTTCGCGAACTCCCCGGGCATCCCGATCTGGGTCGTCCTCCTCGCCGGGGTCGCGTTCGGAGCAGTGCTCGGAGCGGTCAACGGACTGCTCGTCACGCTGGCCGGCGTTCCCGCTCTGGTGATCACGCTCGGCACGCTGTACATCTATCGCGGCCTCAACAACTGGTGGGCTGGCGGCACCCAGTACTTCGCCGACGACCGGCCCGACGCCTTCGGCGCGCTCGCCGTCGACACGATCCTCGGGTTCCCGATCATCACGCTGATCGCGATCGTGGCCGTCGCCGCGCTCGCCGTCTATCTCGCCGGCGCCCGTTCCGGACGCGATCTGTACGCGATCGGCTCGGATCCGTCCGCCGCCGTGCTGTTCGGCATCAAGGTGAACCGCCGCGTGCTGTTCGCCTTCGTCGCGAACGGACTTCTCGCCGGCCTCGCCGGCGTCCTGTACGCGGCACGGTTCAACTCCGTCGGCGCGACGACCGGCACGGGGATGGAGCTGAACGTCGTGGCCGCCGCGGTCGTCGGCGGCGTCGCCATCTTCGGCGGATCGGGAAGCGTCGTCGGGGCCGCCCTCGGCGCGCTGCTGCTCACGACGATCACGAGCGCCCTCACCGCGATCCGCGTCGACAAGTTCTGGCAGCAGGCGATCGTCGGCGCGCTCATCATCGTCGCGATCCTCATCGACCGCATCGCCGCGCTGCGCACCGCACGCCGGCTCCGACTCAGCGAGGCACGAGATGACTGA